From a single Sinomonas atrocyanea genomic region:
- a CDS encoding fumarylacetoacetate hydrolase family protein, giving the protein MERAEQREQLRQDTITGAGKVIAVHLNYPSRAAQRGRTPSVPSYFLKPATSLALDGAELARPRGVELLTVEGEVALVIGARTRNVSPADAWAHVESVTAANDAGLADLRWPDKGSNLRSKGADGIAPIGPALLPAQELDPAGLRVRMWINGNLVQDDATATLLFPFAQLIADLSRLMTLEPGDIILTGTPAGATVARPGDVVEVEVDGVASDGATLTTGRLTNTVVDSGLVLEPYGALPKLTDADRIDAWGSAEAAGLAAAHGEGHDGGPTAGAGHAASSAPSPEADTRPASVLTPELTEKLRSVGTATLSVQLRKRGMQNCHIEGLTPTHPGAKVVGTARTLRYIPAREDLFKEFGGGYNAQKRAVDSLRPGDILVMDARGEKGTGTLGDVLALRAQVLGAEAVITDGGIRDFGPVSAMEIPAWGANAHPAVLGRRHVPWSVDDTVACGGAAVVPGDVIVGDEDGLVVIPPALVAEVAEDAVVQERMEAWVADRVAEGHPVDGLFPMNAEWKAKYEAYLAEQQGSGDKP; this is encoded by the coding sequence GTGGAGCGAGCAGAACAGCGCGAACAGCTTCGCCAGGACACCATCACGGGCGCCGGCAAGGTGATCGCCGTCCACCTCAACTACCCCAGCCGCGCCGCCCAGCGCGGCCGCACCCCCTCTGTGCCCTCGTACTTCCTCAAGCCCGCGACCTCGCTGGCCCTCGACGGCGCCGAGCTGGCCCGGCCGCGCGGCGTCGAGCTCCTCACGGTCGAGGGCGAGGTGGCCCTCGTGATCGGGGCCCGCACCCGCAACGTCTCCCCCGCGGACGCCTGGGCGCACGTCGAATCCGTCACGGCCGCGAACGACGCCGGCCTCGCGGACCTGCGCTGGCCGGACAAGGGCTCGAACCTCCGCTCGAAGGGCGCCGACGGGATCGCCCCGATCGGTCCGGCCCTCCTGCCGGCCCAGGAACTCGACCCGGCCGGCCTGCGCGTGCGGATGTGGATCAACGGCAACCTCGTCCAGGACGACGCGACCGCGACCCTGCTGTTCCCGTTCGCACAGCTCATCGCCGACCTCTCGCGCCTCATGACCCTCGAGCCCGGCGACATCATCCTCACCGGCACCCCGGCCGGCGCCACGGTGGCCCGGCCCGGCGACGTGGTCGAGGTCGAGGTCGACGGCGTGGCGTCCGACGGCGCCACCCTCACCACCGGGCGGCTCACCAACACGGTGGTCGACTCGGGCCTCGTCCTCGAGCCGTACGGCGCCCTCCCGAAGCTCACCGACGCCGACCGCATCGACGCCTGGGGCTCGGCCGAGGCCGCCGGGCTCGCAGCGGCGCACGGCGAGGGGCACGACGGCGGGCCGACGGCGGGCGCCGGCCACGCGGCGTCGTCCGCTCCCTCGCCCGAGGCGGACACCCGGCCTGCGAGCGTCCTGACGCCCGAGCTCACCGAGAAGCTGCGCTCGGTCGGGACCGCGACGCTGAGCGTGCAACTGCGCAAGCGCGGAATGCAGAACTGCCACATCGAGGGCCTCACCCCGACGCACCCCGGCGCCAAGGTCGTGGGGACGGCCCGCACCCTGCGCTACATCCCGGCCCGCGAGGACCTCTTCAAGGAGTTCGGCGGCGGGTACAACGCGCAGAAGCGCGCCGTGGACTCGCTGCGGCCCGGGGACATCCTCGTGATGGACGCGCGCGGCGAGAAGGGCACGGGCACGCTCGGGGACGTCCTCGCGCTGCGCGCCCAGGTCCTCGGCGCCGAGGCCGTCATCACCGACGGCGGCATCCGCGACTTCGGTCCCGTCTCGGCGATGGAGATCCCCGCGTGGGGCGCGAACGCGCACCCGGCCGTCCTCGGGCGCCGGCACGTGCCGTGGAGCGTCGACGACACGGTCGCGTGCGGCGGCGCCGCCGTGGTCCCGGGCGACGTGATCGTGGGCGACGAGGACGGCCTCGTGGTCATCCCGCCCGCGCTCGTGGCCGAGGTCGCCGAGGACGCCGTGGTCCAGGAGCGCATGGAGGCCTGGG